Within Citrus sinensis cultivar Valencia sweet orange chromosome 1, DVS_A1.0, whole genome shotgun sequence, the genomic segment GAAATCTTCATAATGATGTATTGCATCTTCAATTGGAGTTTGTGAACTAGTAACTTTGTTTTCACTggttgtttcttttcttttttaccctTTTCGTTTGTAAATCTTTAGTTTTGCGGCAATGATTATTGATTAGCAGATTACTTCTCTCTTTAGAGATATAGCCATATACTATATCTAAGATAAGATTTGAGAAAGTGTAAGAGGTCATGTTGTATGCACAAGCTTTTCAGTATTTTCCCAGACTCATGACTATTATTAGCATTATTCTCTTTGATATTCATGCAACCTTGTTGTCTGAATTCCAATTCGAGGATCAAAGTTGTGACATGCAATAAGGAACTTTAATTCATTTCCCCGGTAACTATTGAACAGATCAAGTTTTAGCTTCAAGTTTTGGtcttcaaaagattttttgtAATACCtgtaatatataaaacatTGCAAATGCACCTTGGTCTTATAGTTTATGCATGATGAATTCAGCTTCATATCAGTTATATGAATTTTGGAATTCATATTCTAATATGACATATAAGacaaattattatgaaatttcaGGCTTGTATGGGACTGCTGCGCTATGTTGCCACAGCGTAGTGGTCTCAAATGGGCCTTTCATCAACCACAATTATTCATAGATAATAAGAAGATTTTAAGGTTGTATGTTCGGAGGCCCCTTCCTAATATAAGGTAGAATAACTTGAATATATCTCAAAATAagttatctttttcttttatacgAGATCCCACTATCTATTTATGCTGTTTTTTGTATTCTATTTTGTAGGAGTTATTTCGAAAAGCTTATACAAAAAAGAAGCTTCTCTTTTTCCAAGAAAAGGATCCAAGAAGCTAATCTCGGACAGAGCAAGGTTTATTATTCCTAGAAGTAGCGGTTCCTCGAACTCCAATGGCAGCGACTCCTCTGATCAAACAGAGGTACATATGATCAACTATTAACTAATGAGCTTAGCATTGCATTTTTCATCTCTATTGGTCCTATGAAATTTACTCGTTAGCTTGTATTTAGTGTGGATGAATGCATTTTcagatttatttatatcaaaaatattctaaattttgttagttaaacaaaaattaatgtctCAACGTGAAATGTTTTGCTTCTTTAAATCCATGTTTCAAAGAGTTTCCTGAAGATGAGGttattatttgtgatttttaacCTGTTGACTGAAATGCCAACTTGTATCTTCTTTTCCTGCTGCAGACACCTTTTGGATACACAAGGAAGGATGTTTTATTGATTGGAGTCGGAGTTACTGTCATTGGATATGGCTTAAAAAGTGGACTGGAGGTACCTCCAAATTTCTTCTCTTATATTCTTTTTCCCCATTTCTGTTACCTTTAGCAtccctttctttttcctttacttTCCGAGTTATCTTGTTCTTGTGAACTTCGAAAATGGCAGACAAGTTGTTTTGGTGACACAAAGGAAAATGGGATAAGCATAGTTATTGTGTGAGactatttattatgtttttaattcttatccAATCTTGTTCACTATGCTGTGGCAGGATTGGGTTTATTTTTGGTGGGGGATGAGGATGGTTCAATGATGctaggaaaaagaaataaatgcatCTATGAGTCACTCATTACTCTTCATCTAATTGCTTTTACTTTATGATGTTCTGTGCAGCTTTTTGGAGTTGATCCTTTGCAAGCTGGGAATGTTGTTGAGGTGATAGTAGTTTTAGGCCTTACACTTGGATGGGTTTCTACTTACATCTTTAGAGTCTCAAACAAGGAAATGACTTATGCTCAACAACTACGGGACTATGAAGACAAAGTCATGCAGGTTTAGTTCATCTATATCCTTTTTAGCGTAAATTCAAGCATAATTGGTCCTTGCTTCCTAGAAAATCATTTAGACTTGTTAGAACAGATTACACAAGAGGCAGGTTATTGATTTCTGCTTGGTCTTTATGTGTATTATGGTGTAAATTTCTAGGGAAATGATCAGAGAAAGAGCATAATGTACATTGATcttagtaaattgatggttcAATGTCTTTCTATTTAACCTATAATCAGTGTCTTTCTATTTAACCTATAAAGTACATTATATAAAATCTGGTTCTGATTTGAAATATGGTCAATGCTCATTGTAAATTCTACAGTTCTTCTTTgggattaattttatttcaacttGCAATACTTGAAAACTTTGATTCTGATGCTGTGATTTGAAGCTGGAATTGTTGAAGTAATAGCTTATTGCGTTTATGGATATAGAGTTGTGAGATGAAATATGTGCAGTTAGGCGGCAGTTAACAACATTACATAGTATGGTGTATGTCCTGTAGTTTGTGTATTAGAGATTctacttcttttcttttgtcttcCTTGGAAATAATCAAACTTGGAATTGCTTCGCTTTAGTGGGAACTAGAATCTACAAAGATTCATTTGATCTTTGGAAAAACtggaattgaaaattaaaacacacttAAACTCATGTCACAGCCAAGTCATTATTGGTTTTAACCATGCCACATTGTTTTGGGCATTGTGGAAAATTAGATTCATCATTGACACTGCACCCACGAAGTCAATATTGTTTTTAACCATGCCAAATCTCTTTGGACATTGTTGAAAATCAGCTTCAACTCATGACTGACACTACGGAGTACAGATGAAGACTTTTTCTTAGTTCTCTGATTCTTCTGTAATCAGATAGTTTAGAATTCGTCCTTGTTTTATATGCTTCCCTAACAATTCTTTTGGGCATATTGCTGGCTTGGCAGAAGCGATTGGAGGGCTTGACAGAAGCAGAGCTGGAAGCATTGATTGAacaagttgaagaagaaaagagacGTCTAGCAAGTGGTGAGCAAGTTAATTGAACATCACTTCAATTATTATCACTGTATCCTActttaaattagaaattaaacagTAATCAAAGCACAAGTCTCTATGTACATATCTTACAGAtaagtttctaatttttccttaattCTAATTGGCCTAGTAAAAGAAGAGCACAATGTTATgatactatttatttatttattcctaAATCTATTCAATTGTTGCCTTGGAGCAAAGAAACTGGGAagtctttaaatatttagttttaCGGTGGAACAAAAAGAgagggaagaaaaaaaaaattcagatccAATGATGGTTTGCATTTCTGTGcataattgtgaaaataaaataaaattgaatgtgTACACAGCTTTGTTAAAATAATGGGAAAATATTCATTGATAACTTAATAGTT encodes:
- the LOC102628487 gene encoding uncharacterized protein LOC102628487 isoform X2 gives rise to the protein MCFIDQTQAAGMASLRNCGSFYKYGANSFDGVSALPLLLHMRGVISKSLYKKEASLFPRKGSKKLISDRARFIIPRSSGSSNSNGSDSSDQTETPFGYTRKDVLLIGVGVTVIGYGLKSGLELFGVDPLQAGNVVEVIVVLGLTLGWVSTYIFRVSNKEMTYAQQLRDYEDKVMQKRLEGLTEAELEALIEQVEEEKRRLASGEQVN
- the LOC102628487 gene encoding uncharacterized protein LOC102628487 isoform X1; the protein is MASLRNCGSFYKYGANSFDGVSALPLLLHMRGVISKSLYKKEASLFPRKGSKKLISDRARFIIPRSSGSSNSNGSDSSDQTETPFGYTRKDVLLIGVGVTVIGYGLKSGLELFGVDPLQAGNVVEVIVVLGLTLGWVSTYIFRVSNKEMTYAQQLRDYEDKVMQKRLEGLTEAELEALIEQVEEEKRRLASGEQVN